A section of the Meles meles chromosome 8, mMelMel3.1 paternal haplotype, whole genome shotgun sequence genome encodes:
- the TNKS1BP1 gene encoding 182 kDa tankyrase-1-binding protein, which yields MKVSAHREGTAMASPPPREMEEELVSAGSEPGDPRAKPPVKPKPRALPAKPALPAKPSLLVPVGPRPPRGPLAELPSARKMNMLAGPQPYGGSKRPLPFAPRPTTEASTGGEATRETGKEEAAKEEVPPLTPPARCAAPGGVRKAPAPFRPASERFAATTVEEILAKMEQPRKEVPASPDRLWGSRLTFNHDGSSRYGSRTYGVAAGPRDEDGGTLSRGRSQEGPAKSPSKCQEEHHKTPEERNAPLDVAFNGDVVQPASLDPPADISKSWDPSSPGPASEKGGSTSSGLPAEVSGLAPGSPRPRSPDEGSPRPHSPKEGSPQPHSPQEGSPRLHSPDESSPCHSQLPEAQSPVVSGPSPCLPVTPASPTVILPDEGQSSCCPPSSGLPVMEAPEAPTPGSPAFEKVSGPEQPPATSAQPLMEGGELLDLPRTFPTGDVVAQGDLDRPIGLAQRRFSEGVLRPPGQDQEKLGGSLAALPQSQGSQSALDRPFGSGTESNWSLSQSFEWTFPARPSGLGVWRLDSPPPSPITEATEAAEAAEASDWAASSREEGVSQQGRGAQSAPEGPGRPGSWVQVDDPGISPTQKADGESQPQSPVPLKPLPTPGGTPGVALSQAEERYEEREPLAGQESVLPLATRGAALPVLEPVLGQQQPASPDQPCVLFVDTPDPQQALPAEEKAMTLVQAEATQSRTEGRDPCSVSPEPAGPDSSSRWLDELLASPPPSAGSARRGAGSETPAACSEGLLGWAQKDLQSEFGIAADPPPSSFSPSSWSQDTSQNYGLGSASPRGDPSLGEGDWTSKRGQAAGEGSAREWANRCGIGQEDVEVASRDGSGVCAPGGLSAQDRVIGTPAQLGTQQSQEADVQDWEFRKRDSQGTYSSRDAELQDQEFGKRDSLDAYSSRDVCLQDWEFGKRDSLGAYGSQDVDEQSQKLGKKDPVGRYGSQDADGQDHVGRYGSREADGQDHIGRYGSRDADGQDQEFGKRNSSLGTFSSRVAEQPDQDFGKSAWMRDYSSGSPQDRGFGMRALSAGFSPEEAQQQDEEFEKKVPSGGDGPGETSREASQPEERESGSLFGPSTSQSQDGAVGQRDQSSWRGGGAGQEAGGQRLADAGQEDRRGWADNFNCGVVPQPEATFSPGQCDWSGDFCLEASERGHQFGIIGDDRAGGAVLSPSGQIAGGPFVPPEKTPTGPVDWTDPDQLGLRNLEVSSCVASGGSSEAREEAVGHMGWSDKLGLRDVDLAGHLEAGGSEEPRVIGVGENKDWTSNVGGRGRDLAGVREVGSPSQARESGVGQTDWSGVEAEEFLKSRERGVGQADWTPDLSLRSMAPGAGCSPRELGAGQVDWGSSLGLRNLEVPCDLESGGSRDQRGCGVGQMDWTQDLGLRDMELSGAPSEAREHGVGEVSQCPEPGLRDHSALSPGLEARELGPGGTSGPETQGGGHSTPSLETRPEDPGMETGEAPGFGTSPGGCPARSPPSGSQGLLEEMLAASSSRAAARRESAASGLRGLLEEEGATAGAHQGEPPEPSGDPLPSWRPQPDGEASQTEEVDGTWSPSGVGQGEQGPTRPPRRPPQGPPPRSPSQDFSFIEDTEILDSAMYRSRANLGRKRGHRAPAIRPGGTLGLSEAADSDARLFQDSTEPRASRVPSSDEEVVEEPQNRRTRMSLGTKGLKVNLFPGLSPSALKAKLRPRNRSAEEGEPAESKPSQKEPAVQRSKSCKVPGLGKPLALPPKPEKSSGSEGSSPNWLQALKLKKKKV from the exons ATGAAAGTGTCTGCTCACAGGGAAGGCACAGCCATGGCTTCCCCACCGCCCCGGGAGATGGAGGAGGAGCTGGTATCTGCTGGCTCGGAGCCAG GTGACCCTCGGGCCAAACCTCCTGTCAAGCCCAAACCCCGGGCCCTGCCTGCTAAGCCAGCCCTGCCTGCCAAGCCCAGCCTGCTGGTGCCTGTtgggcctcggcctccccggggtcccCTGGCTGAGCTGCCTTCTGCCCGGAAGATGAACATGCTGGCAGGACCCCAGCCCTATGGTGGCAGCAAGCGTCCCCTTCCCTTTGCACCAAGGCCTACAACCGAGGCCTCTACTGGAGGAGAAGCCACTCGAGAGACTGGAAAAGAGGAGGCTGCGAAAGAAGAGGTGCCCCCTTTGACACCCCCAGCCCGATGTGCTGCCCCAGGAGGTGTGCGGAAGGCCCCTGCCCCCTTCCGTCCAGCCTCGGAGCGCTTTGCAGCCACCACAGTGGAAGAGATCCTGGCCAAGATGGAACAGCCTCGGAAGGAGGTCCCTGCCAGCCCTGATCGCCTTTGGGGCTCTCGCCTCACCTTTAACCATGATGGCAGCTCGAGATATGGCTCCAGGACCTATGGTGTGGCTGCAGGTCCCAGGGATGAGGACGGTGGGACCCTCTCCAGGGGGCGGTCCCAGGAGGGGCCAGCAAAGTCTCCCAGCAAGTGCCAGGAAGAGCACCACAAGACCCCTGAGGAGAG GAATGCCCCTTTGGATGTGGCCTTCAACGGTGACGTGGTTCAGCCGGCCAGCTTGGACCCACCTGCTGAT atctccaagtcctgggatccCTCGAGTCCAGGCCCTGCCTCAGAGAAGGGAGGTTCCACCAGCTCAGGCCTCCCCGCTGAAGTCTCAGGCCTAGCCCCTGGGTCTCCCCGACCTCGCTCACCTGATGAGGGTTCTCCCCGACCTCACTCACCCAAGGAGGGATCTCCCCAACCTCACTCACCCCAGGAGGGATCTCCCCGCCTTCACTCACCTGATGAGAGCTCGCCCTGCCACTCTCAGCTTCCAGAAGCCCAGAGCCCTGTGGTTTCTgggccctccccctgcctccctgtgACCCCAGCATCCCCAACTGTAATCCTGCCCGATGAGGGTCAGAGCTCCTGCTGCCCCCCAAGCTCAGGGCTCCCTGTGATGGAAGCCCCAGAGGCCCCCACACCTGGTAGTCCAGCCTTTGAGAAGGTCTCAGGCCCGGAGCAGCCGCCAGCTACCTCTGCTCAGCCCCTGATGGAGGGGGGTGAGTTGCTGGATCTTCCTCGGACGTTTCCAACTGGGGATGTGGTGGCCCAGGGTGACCTAGACCGTCCCATCGGCCTGGCCCAGCGCCGATTTTCTGAAGGTGTGCTCCGGCCTCCCGGCCAAGACCAGGAGAAGCTGGGGGGCTCGCTGGCTGCCCTGCCCCAATCCCAGGGGAGCCAGTCTGCCCTGGATCGTCCCTTTGGGAGTGGGACAGAGTCCAACTGGAGCTTGTCACAGTCCTTTGAATGGACCTTCCCTGCGCGGCCTTCAGGTCTAGGGGTGTGGCGTCTGGactccccgcctccctcccccatcACTGAAGCCACTGAGGCCGCCGAGGCCGCCGAGGCTAGTGACTGGGCTGCAtccagcagagaggaaggggtgtcCCAGCAGGGGCGAGGGGCCCAGTCAGCTCCAGAGGGGCCAGGAAGGCCTGGTTCCTGGGTGCAGGTGGATGATCCGGGCATCTCCCCAACCCAGAAGGCGGATGGGGAGAGTCAGCCACAGTCCCCAGTTCCCCTCAAGCCCTTACCAACACCAGGGGGCACACCTGGAGTGGCCTTGTCACAGGCAGAGGAGAGGTATGAGGAGCGGGAGCCCCTGGCTGGACAGGAGTCCGTGCTCCCTCTGGCCACCAGGGGGGCCGCTCTGCCCGTCCTGGAGCCGGTCCTGGGGCAACAGCAGCCAGCATCCCCCGACCAGCCCTGTGTCCTCTTTGTTGATACCCCGGACCCCCAGCAGGCATTGCCTGCTGAGGAGAAGGCCATGACCTTGGTCCAGGCTGAAGCCACCCAATCTAGGACAGAAGGTCGAGACCCCTGTAGCGTGTCCCCCGAGCCTGCAGGCCCTGACAGCAGCTCCCGCTGGCTGGATGAGCTCCTGGCCTCGCCACCACCTAGTGCGGGCAGCGCAAGGCGGGGAGCTGGATCTGAGACCCCGGCAGCCTGCTCCGAG GGACTTCTTGGCTGGGCCCAGAAAGATCTGCAGAGTGAATTTGGGATTGCGGCAGATCCACCTCCCAGCAGTTTTAGTCCTTCCAGCTGGTCCCAGGACACTTCTCAGAACTATGGCCTTGGGAGTGCAAGCCCTCGAGGGGACCCAAGCCTTGGAGAGGGAGACTGGACTAGCAAGCGTGGGCaagcagcaggggaagggagtGCCAGGGAGTGGGCCAACAGGTGTGGTATTGGCCAGGAGGACGTCGAGGTGGCCAGCCGGGATGGGAGTGGAGTGTGTGCCCCTGGGGGCCTTTCCGCCCAGGACCGGGTGATCGGAACACCAGCCCAGCTTGGTACTCAGCAGAGTCAGGAGGCAGATGTTCAGGACTGGGAGTTCAGAAAGCGGGATTCCCAGGGCACTTACTCCAGCCGGGACGCGGAGCTCCAAGACCAGGAATTTGGGAAGAGAGACTCACTTGATGCTTATAGCAGTCGGGATGTATGCCTTCAGGACTGGGAATTTGGAAAGAGAGACTCTCTGGGTGCTTATGGCAGCCAGGATGTAGATGAGCAGAGCCAGAAATTGGGGAAGAAGGACCCGGTTGGCAGGTACGGCAGCCAGGATGCAGATGGGCAGGACCACGTTGGCAGGTACGGCAGCCGGGAAGCAGATGGGCAAGACCACATTGGCAGGTACGGCAGCCGGGACGCAGACGGGCAGGACCAGGAGTTTGGGAAGAGAAATTCTTCACTCGGCACCTTTAGCAGCCGGGTTGCAGAGCAGCCAGATCAGGATTTCGGGAAGAGCGCCTGGATGAGGGACTACAGCAGCGGCAGCCCCCAGGACCGAGGCTTCGGGATGAGAGCCCTGAGTGCCGGCTTCAGCCCCGAAGAAGCCCAACAGCAGGACGAGGAGTTTGAGAAGAAGGTCCCAAGTGGCGGAGACGGTCCGGGCGAGACCAGCAGGGAGGCAAGCCAGCCTGAAGAGAGAGAGTCAGGGAGCCTCTTTGGCCCTAGCACCTCCCAGTCCCAGGACGGGGCAGTGGGACAGAGAGACCAGAGCAGCTGGCGTGGTGGAGGTGCCGGCCAGGAGGCAGGGGGCCAGAGGCTGGCCGATGCTGGCCAGGAAGACAGGCGAGGCTGGGCGGACAACTTCAACTGTGGTGTTGTCCCCCAGCCGGAGGCCACCTTTAGCCCGGGGCAGTGTGATTGGAGTGGCGACTTCTGCTTGGAGGCCTCAGAGAGAGGCCACCAGTTTGGCATCATCGGTGATGACCGGGCAGGCGGTGCTGTCCTCAGCCCTTCTGGCCAGATCGCAGGTGGCCCCTTTGTGCCTCCGGAGAAGACCCCGACTGGGCCTGTGGACTGGACCGACCCCGACCAGCTGGGCCTCAGGAACTTGGAAGTGTCCAGCTGTGTGGCCTCTGGGGGCTCGAGTGAGGCCAGGGAGGAAGCTGTGGGACACATGGGCTGGTCGGACAAGCTGGGCCTGAGAGATGTGGACCTGGCTGGCCATTTGGAGGCTGGAGGGTCGGAGGAGCCCAGAGTGATTGGGGTCGGGGAGAACAAGGACTGGACCTCCAATgtcgggggcaggggcagagatcTGGCTGGTGTCAGGGAGGTAGGGAGCCCCAGCCAGGCCAGAGAGAGTGGCGTGGGACAGACCGACTGGTCGGGTGTGGAGGCTGAAGAGTTCCTTAAATCAAGGGAACGTGGGGTGGGACAGGCAGACTGGACACCAGACCTCAGCCTGAGGAGCATGGCCCCGGGGGCAGGCTGTAGCCCCAGAGAGCTTGGGGCAGGCCAGGTGGACTGGGGTAGCAGTCTGGGCCTAAGGAATTTGGAGGTGCCATGTGACCTAGAGTCTGGAGGTTCTCGGGACCAACGGGGATGTGGAGTGGGCCAGATGGACTGGACTCAGGACTTGGGTCTCCGGGACATGGAGCTCTCGGGGGCCCCAAGTGAAGCCAGGGAGCATGGGGTGGGAGAGGTCAGCCAGTGCCCGGAGccagggctcagggaccacaGCGCCTTGTCCCCGGGCCTGGAGGCCAGAGAGCTGGGGCCTGGAGGAACAAGTGGGCCAGAGACCCAGGGTGGAGGCCACTCCACACCTTCCCTGGAGACGCGTCCTgaagatcctgggatggagacagGAGAAGCCCCTGGCTTTGGAACCAG TCCTGGCGGGTGCCCGGCCCGCTCCCCGCCCTCTGGCTCCCAGGGCCTGCTGGAGGAGATGCTAGCTGCCAGCAGCTCCAGGGCAGCAGCCCGTAGGGAGTCAGCAGCCTCGGGCCTCAGGGGCCTgttggaggaggaaggagccacAGCAGGTGCTCACCAAGGGGAGCCCCCGGAGCCTAGCGGGGACCCACTGCCTTCCTGGAGGCCGCAGCCAGATGGTGAAGCCAGCCAGACAGAAGAGGTGGATGGCACCTGGAGTCCTTCAGGGGTCGGTCAGGGCGAGCAGGGCCCGACACGGCCCCCTCGGCGGCCCCCCCAAGGCCCTCCTCCCCGCTCTCCCAGTCAGGACTTCTCCTTCATTGAG GACACCGAGATCCTTGACAGTGCCATGTACCGGAGCCGCGCCAACCTGGGGCGCAAGCGAGGACACCGGGCCCCGGCCATCCGGCCCGGGGGCACCCTGGGCCTGTCCGAGGCAGCAGACTCAGATGCACGCCTGTTCCAGGACTCTACGG AGCCACGAGCTTCTCGGGTGCCGTCTTCAGATGAGGAGGTGGTGGAGGAGCCTCAGAACCGCCGGACGCGGATGTCCTTGGGCACCAAGGGGCTGAAAGTCAACCTCTTCCCTGGCCTAAGTCCATCAGCCCTAAAG GCTAAACTGCGCCCCCGGAACCGCTCGGCTGAGGAGGGGGAGCCTGCAGAGAGCAAGCCGAGCCAGAAGGAGCCCGCGGTGCAGCGTTCCAAGTCCTGCAAGGTCCCTGGGTTGGGGAAGCCCCTTGCATTACCTCCTAAGCCAGAGAAATCCTCAGG GTCAGAAGGATCATCACCCAACTGGCTACAAGCCCTGAagctgaagaagaagaaggtctGA